A single Vicugna pacos chromosome 15, VicPac4, whole genome shotgun sequence DNA region contains:
- the LOC102545702 gene encoding bifunctional methylenetetrahydrofolate dehydrogenase/cyclohydrolase, mitochondrial isoform X2 gives MCLDQYSMLPATPWGVWEIIKRTGIPTLGKNVVVAGRSKNVGMPIAMLLHTDGAHERPGGDATVTVAHRYTPKEQLKKHTALADIVVSAAGVPNLITADMIKEGAAVIDVGINRIQDPVTAKPKLVGDVDFEGVRRKAGYITPVPGGVGPMTVAMLMKNTIIAAKKVLRLEERDALKSKEVGVARN, from the exons ATGTGTTTGGACCAGTATTCCATGTTACCAGCTACTCCATGGGGTGTATGGGAAATAATTAAGCGAACTG GTATTCCAACCCTAGGGAAGAATGTGGTTGTGGCTGGAAGGTCAAAAAATGTCGGAATGCCCATTGCAATGTTGCTACACACAGATGGGGCACATGAGCGACCTGGAG GTGATGCCACAGTCACAGTAGCCCACCGATACACTCCCAAGGAGCAGCTGAAGAAACACACAGCTCTTGCGGACATTGTGGTCTCCGCTGCCG GCGTTCCGAATCTGATCACCGCAGATATGATCAAggaaggagctgctgtcattGATGTGGGAATAAATAGAATTCAGGATCCTGTAACTGCTAAACCCAAGTTGGTTGGAGATGTGGATTTTGAAG GAGTCAGGAGGAAAGCTGGTTACATCACTCCAGTCCCTGGGGGTGTTGGTCCAATGACAGTGGCAATGCTAATGAAGAATACCATTATTGCTGCAAAAAAAGTGCTGAGGCTTGAAGAGCGGGATGCACTGAAGTCTAAGGAGGTCGGAGTGGCAAGGAATTAa